In Nymphaea colorata isolate Beijing-Zhang1983 chromosome 13, ASM883128v2, whole genome shotgun sequence, one DNA window encodes the following:
- the LOC116267085 gene encoding uncharacterized protein LOC116267085 — MDSPTNPVEDSPPDSPFPPESPFPATGKRLSASKFRSRSRSSSSSSLSSCPSGRDSPTTPLQSSGVPFSWEHQPGVPKHLMGTPDSRHFCVVGTSLPPPPLSSSPAGAASRLTASDSIFTSRRKIKSHEKGAHDPFFRALVECSKDQMAETCWQSPKAPYKFRPASPLRGLDRLQISCKTNCAVLESQVLLPRSYRTTSYGLLANRSI; from the coding sequence ATGGATTCTCCCACCAATCCAGTGGAGGATTCACCGCCGGACTCCCCTTTTCCGCCGGAGTCTCCTTTTCCGGCGACCGGAAAACGACTATCGGCTTCGAAATTCAGGTCCCGGTCCAGGtcctcgtcttcctcctccctcaGTTCTTGCCCCTCCGGCCGCGACTCCCCGACGACCCCCCTCCAGTCCTCCGGCGTGCCTTTCTCATGGGAGCACCAGCCCGGCGTGCCAAAGCACCTCATGGGCACTCCCGATTCGAGGCACTTCTGCGTGGTGGGCACCagcctccctcctcctccgctCTCTTCGTCGCCGGCCGGAGCAGCGAGCCGGTTGACTGCTTCCGACTCGATTTTCACGTCGCGGAGGAAGATCAAGTCCCACGAGAAGGGCGCCCATGATCCCTTCTTCAGGGCGCTGGTGGAGTGCTCCAAGGATCAGATGGCCGAGACTTGTTGGCAGTCGCCGAAGGCGCCCTACAAATTCCGGCCGGCTTCTCCGCTGCGGGGACTGGATCGGCTTCAGATCTCGTGTAAGACCAACTGTGCGGTTCTCGAGTCCCAGGTCTTGCTCCCCAGATCGTACAGAACTACTTCTTATGGCCTTCTGGCGAATCGATCCATTTGA